ccaagaggtggtggagagattttatATTGAACAGACCACCTGGGTTGCCTGCACTAACTTGGGAGAAGTTCTCAcgactatttctagagaagttcctccctatcacattgagagaggattatcgcaggcaatttgagcgcCTTCAGCAaagcagtatgactgttactcagtaagagacccgttttgtggatctatccggtcatgctctccttttacttcctacttagggagagagagtgaggagatttattgatggactcactcaccttatcaggcttcagatgtCCAAGGAGACCGGAACTGAGATtccttttcaggcggctgctaatgttgctaggaggatcgagatggttcttgcacaggagagagggtaggggtttgataatgtaatgacccaaccggtcattttaacttttagaaccccgttccctaaaataaaactttttgtaggtgcttgtaatgatttatgacttgcggtgatggttggttcgggatttggaaatgtttgaggtgaaaccagaacacttggttccttaagttggccttaaagtgttaagtttgacttcggtcaacattttgagaaaatgaccccggaatagaatttttatgactccaacagctccgtatggtgattttggacttaggagcgtgatcggaattttatttgcaaatccgtagtgaaattaggcttgaaatggctaaaatatgaatttaaagtttgaaagtttgacaggggggttgactttttgatacctgagtcggaatccagttctgaaaattttcatatctccattatgtaatttatgacttgtgtgtaaaatttgaggtcaatcggagttgatttgttaggttccgacattgaacgtagaagttgaaaactcttaatttcattaagcttgaattggggtatgattcatggttttagcgttgtttgatgtgatttagaggttcgactaagttcgtatgatgttttaggacttgttggtatatttggttgaggtcccgagggcctcgggtgagtttcagaatggttaacggatcaaaagttggacttaaaaagctgctgcaattttctcttctgctgcattttctgggctgtgatcgagcctcagatcgagccccagatatcgagccccaaatatcgagcccacgatcaaggcctgagtcgaagccagggacgaagctcagtatcgaagcctcgatcgaaggcaaggctcgagggcatgatcgaagaaaaggctcgagggctaggatcgagacccatgctcgatgccctgatcgaaggcccaacctcgataccctgatcgaggccatgaccaaggtctaggctcgagcctgtgatcgaagtcacgatcaaaggtaaggctcgatggcatgatcgaaggcaaggctcgagggataggattgagacccaagatcgagggtcacaatcttagactcaagctcgatgccatgatcgaggctatgatcgaaggaccggactcgatgccatgatcgaggccatgatccgaGGTCCCGGCTCGATCCTATGatcaaagccacgatcgaggcctgatcgagggccatgatcgaagcctattcgaggcccagttccgaagtgctgggcagtgttataaaaatagaggacattcgtcccattttgccatttttggcagattttcaagggaaaaatattgggttaagtgattctaactcagatttgatcaatatacaagaatatatcattgttttcacgattttattagtgttttgagattgaaatttggaaaaatttagaaatcttatagaaacgaaattttgagatttcggtatcgattcggagtcggatttgagtgaaactggtatggttggactcgtaattgaatgggttgtcggatttcataactttcgccggattccgagatgtgggccccgcgggcgaatttttaattatttttggaccttttctttaaaatgtagtattttcttatagaattgattcctataatatttagtgattgtatcgaattattttggctagattcgagccagacggagttggataatcgtgaaaaaggccttatagaGGATTAagttggagcaagacgaggtaagtctcttgtctaatcttgtgaggggaaaattacctcataggtgattaagattaaataattgttgctaattgtgggggctacgtacgcacgaggtgacgagagtccgtgcgtagctattattaatgctaaagtctgggttgtttaggactcaaagcatgtattacttgtgtaaattgtattctttgattaattaatattaattgatatctatatgaatatatattgtgaattgtttagataaagatattaaaggatggaaatctcacaGGCTTGATTGTCTAttttaatcaattaattattaaaagaaattgttctcctcccaaatttatcttataacaaatatactgtccttccggaggcacataagaaactgtcctcctttcttgtggagcggggcgaacgcctcggcaggatagatgcatctatggatcgcgccgcacatctctcgacagtgtacacgacactctggatcgggccgtatgtcctcggcagaaatcgtgcttaataataataataattacacgatgctttaataatttatttctttggaaaatctttggaatttaatgaattattattcttgcttggtaaggaattaattgttactcttgtaaatgagatttaattgataaattggaatttatctgaattaaaggaatttaattaatatattaaaaattgatacctttgaaggaatttgattatttccgctgattaaataaattctgtaaatcacattgatttaaatatcctagttttatttcaattgttattgacctatagtgagtgtcaaagtcggccatctcgtctctaccactttgagattaggcttgatacttactgggtacacattgtttacgtactcatactatacttgctgcactttttgtgcaggatctgagacaggtactagtggaggacctatcatcacatacccacgtcatccagaggcatagtggtgagctgcctttatgagccgttctgcagctaccagtgtctcttttgatatttatattctgtgtATTTTATTtgagacagtatttggagttttgtataatctactagatgctcattcacttgtgacaccgggtcttggcacacacattggtagaagttggtattttattattaaattggaataaaagtttaatcaatgtattcttaatttattagttggcttgcctagctgtagtgttgggcgccatcacgacctacaggtgaaattgggtcgtgacagataaaaGGCCCCATTATTCCGATAATTTCAAaggcgcctcatctggaggcaggggtacttatggtaggggtcattctcccatgccattttatttatcacacggtgcttcagggagtcatggtcctattatgccaTACTATGGGCAGCCGACATTTAGTACACATCCAGCTCCTATCACcacaccaccactccagagtcactacagcaGTTATTCGGCCggtttgggtcagcttcagctttagAAACCACAACAACAgcatgggtgttatgagtgtgtgAATATTTGTCACATCAGCAGGTATTGCCCCAGGTTGTCGAGCAATAGATCTcaacaggattctcgtgccatcatactggcaccggttgctccactaCTCGCCTggccagctaggggcaggggtcagacagctagaggtggaggtcagattgttagaggtggaggacaactAGTTAGATGCCGTCCCAGAGATGTAGTTCCGAGTGGTGGGGCCCGACCTAGATTTTTTGCTTTTCCAGCTAGGACTGAGGTCGAGTCATCCGataccgtgatcacatgtattgttctagtttgccatagagatgcttcatatttggatgtgGCTCTTGATTATTTGAGTGCTTCTATGCACGTGTCCAGACCGGTAGGGGATTCTATCACTGTAGATCAtatttatcgttcatgtgtggttactattaggagtcttgagactagcgtggatcttctacttcttgacatagTAGATTTTGATGCcgtcttgggtatggattggctgtcaccttatcatgatgtattggactgtcacgccaagatgaTGACCTTAGCAATGCCAGAgttacctcgaatagagtgggaagggactcttggccattccaccagtagggttatctcttatgtgaaggctcgacgtatggtcgagaagggctgtctagcttatttggctcataTTCGCAATTCTAGTACGAATGTTCCTCCTATGGATTCAGTCCCAGTTGTCCatgagtttccagatgtatttcctacagatttattgtggatgccacccgacagagatatatacttctgtattgatttggctccgggaacctagcccatttctattccatcataccgtatggccccgttggagctaaaggaattgaaggagtagttacaagacttgattgaccagggattcattaggcctagcatctcactttggggtgcaccagtgttatacgtaaagaagaaagatggttcaatacggttgtgtatagattatcggtagttaaacaaggctactatcaagaacaagtatccattgccaagaattgatgacttattcgatcaacatcagggtgccaaggtatatTCAAAGATCGagttgaggtctggttaccattagttgaagattagggcatccgatgtccctaagacagctttccggactcggtatgggcattacgaattcctagtgatgtcatttgggctaacaaatgccccagtagtATTTATCtatttgatgaactgggtattcaaaccctatttggattcttttgtggttgtattcattgatgatatcttgatttactccagcagtcaagaggagcataagcaacatcttcggattgtgcttcagactttgaaaaataattagttgtatgccaaattttcaaaatgcgaattttggttagactcagttgcctgtttggggcatgttgtatcggcggaaggcataaaagtggatcctaagaatattgaggcagttcagaattggcctagacctacttcagctatagatatctgaagtttcctgggtttggcaggttattatcgctggtttgtggaggggttttcatctatagcatctccattgactaaattaaaCTAGAatggtgccccattcagatggtcaaacgagtgtgaattgagctttcagaagttcaagactgctttgactacggcgccagtgttggtattacccacaggttcaggatcttatacggtgtattgtgatgcatctcacattgggcttggtgcagtattaatgcaagatgtcagagtgattgcatatgcgtcgcggcagttgaaagttcatgagaaagattaccttgttcatgacttagaattggcagctattgttcatgcattgaagatttggaggtattactTTTACGATgtatcgtgtgaggtatttactgatcatcatagcctacagtatctgttcaaacaaaaagatctcaatttgaggcagataaGATGGTTGgaactgttgaaagactatgataccCACATTTTGTATCAccttggaaaggccaatgtggtggccgatgctttgagtagaaaggctatgagtataggcaaccttgcgtatattctggttggtgagatgCCATTAGCTGtcaatgttcagactttggctaatcagttcgcgaggttagatatttcagagtccagtcggattctagcttgtacagtcgctcggtcttccttgtatgaatgtatcagagagcgacagtatgatgatcctcaattacttatccttaaggacacggtgcaccatggtggttccaagcaggtttttgtgggagatgatggagttatgcggatgcagggtcgtatatgtgttcctaatgtggatgggttcgtgaattaattcttg
This sequence is a window from Nicotiana tomentosiformis chromosome 5, ASM39032v3, whole genome shotgun sequence. Protein-coding genes within it:
- the LOC138892053 gene encoding uncharacterized protein, coding for MAHQYQAPATPLVGLVQLVVVAQTDDRPAMSFEALLRHDKLTKLFPVHFHGEPSEDPEDYLDSCHEVLQNMDNSSAKRWWRDFILNRPPGLPALTWEKFSRLFLEKFLPITLREDYRRQFERLQQSSMTVTQLQMSKETGTEIPFQAAANVARRIEMVLAQERGYCPRLSSNRSQQDSRAIILAPVAPLLAWPARGRGQTARGGGQIVRGGGQLVRCRPRDVVPSGGARPRFFAFPARTEVESSDTVITCIVLVCHRDASYLDVALDYLSASMHVSRPVGDSITVDHIYRSCVVTIRSLETSVDLLLLDIVDFDAVLGMDWLSPYHDVLDCHAKMMTLAMPELPRIEWEGTLGHSTSRVISYVKARRMVEKGCLAYLAHIRNSSTNVPPMDSVPVVHEFPDQVKYEHQRPGGLLQKLEIPDWK